CGCCCATATCGCGCTCGCCATCGCTGCGCCTTCGGAGGCCGAGGAGGCCGCCGACGAGCGTGACCGGCTGGTCGAGATGCGCGGCGACCAGCGCGGCGGCTTTGTGCTGGCCCTGTTCGCCCTTGCGGCGATGGCTTCGGCGATGACCGCCCAGCCCTATTATCTGATCGCCAACCTGGTCCTGGCCGGCCTTGTCGCCAGCGAGCTGGTCAAGGGCGTCAGCAAGTTGATCGGCTATCGGAGGGGTGTGTGATGCCCGGCTTTCTGGAGAAAATGAATCGCTCTGCCGCCATCGGCACCATCCTGGCCCTGGGCTGGTACCTGATCCGTGTCGTGCCGCAGGTCGCCAGCCAACCACTGGACGAGGTGTCGTGGAAGGCCGAGATGGCGATCGCCGTGGTGATCTTCGTGGTGACCCTGATTGCCGACAGCATCCGGGCCGCCATCGCCAGCCATGGCCAGCTCGACGAGGTGGATGTGGTGGATGATGAGCGCGATCACGCCGCCGAGCGGCGGGGCGATGCCTGGGGCGGTCATGCCATGCATGCCGCGGCCTTCATCGCCCTGATGCTGCTGGTTTTCGAATTCGATCCGTTCTGGGCTGCCAACGTCCTGTTTGTCGGCGCCATGCTGGCCGGACTGACCAGCATTCTGGTGAAATTCCTGACCTATCGGGGGAGCGTGTAGCCATGGCCAAGCCCACGCCCATCACCAATGAAATCCGCACCCTGCGCTTTCATGCCGGCGAGATGACCCAAGCCGATCTGGCCCGGCAGGTTGGCGTCACGCGTCAGACCATCATCGCCATCGAGCAGGGCAAGTACTCACCCTCACTGGAGGTCGCCTTCAAGATCGCGCGTGTATTCAAGGTCGGTCTGGACGCCGTGTTCCAGTATCCGCCCGAATGAGTGCCATCCAGTTGCGCCAGACGAACAGACGCTGCATTTGAAACCGATAAGGGCTGGATTTTCGCTCGAATAGAAGCATTTCTCTAACCCATTGCAGCGAGGTTGGCTGGAAATGGTTTGGGGCCTGTTCAATTTGACCGACACGTTTCGTCGCGCCGTCGCCGTCAGCATGTGTTTGGCGGCGACTGCCATTTCGCCAGCCCGGGGGCAGGCCGAACCTACGGAAGCGGGCATAGCCGTCTATCGGCCTGAAGCCTTCGCCGAATTCCTCCCCAGAAATGCGCTCGACATGGTCTATCGCTTGCCGGGCTTCAGCCTGAATGGTGGCGACAATGTCCGAGGCCTGTCGGGGGCTGCAGGCAATGTCCTGATCAATGGTCGCCGTCCGCCGCGGGGTAGTGGCTCTTTGCAATCCCGCATCAGCGCAATCCGGGTCGAAGACGTCATCCGCCTGGAGCTGATCGAAGCCGGCGCCCGTGATGTCGAAATGCAGGGCTATCCCTTGCTGCTCGACATCGTCACGGCGCAGACAAGCGCTGCCCGTGTGGACGGGCGTATCGAGATAGAGCCGCGCGAGGATGGCGGTGAGGAGTATCAAGGCGAGCTCGCGGTATCGATCAGTGGTGGCCGGTCCGAGCTTGAGGCGCGCGTGGACCTGTATGACGAGACCAGGACCGATTATGGCTCGGTGCGGACGTCGACTGCCGATGAGCCGGGTGCCCGGGTCTCGTCGGACGAGCTGGAAAGCCAGACCCGCCGCGACTGGCTGGCTGTGGCCCGCTTTCACGCCAATCCGCGGAATGACTTTGCCTTCTCCCTGTCCACGGAACGGCGCGACAATACCTCCACGCCGGTGCTCGACTCCCAGGCGCCCACCGGCACGGTCGAGACGGGCGCCTCGGAGTCCATTGCCCGGTTCGGATCGGCGCGCTG
The window above is part of the Maricaulis maris MCS10 genome. Proteins encoded here:
- a CDS encoding helix-turn-helix transcriptional regulator; translated protein: MAKPTPITNEIRTLRFHAGEMTQADLARQVGVTRQTIIAIEQGKYSPSLEVAFKIARVFKVGLDAVFQYPPE